A portion of the Thermogemmatispora onikobensis genome contains these proteins:
- a CDS encoding cytochrome c oxidase subunit 3, whose protein sequence is MSVAYREGIPALEQVHDEGGRSLGWWGMMFFIASEALIFANLIAAYLYLEIRQGGHGWRLPSEIWYPLINTVILLGSSAPIHYIAAKGIEKGSQQRLIWGLLATIVMGAIFLGGQVYEYSSLISEGFTPQSQLFGSAFFTLTGFHGLHVTVGLIFLLIVFVRALNGHFTKERHFAFQAGEMYWHFVDVVWIFVFSIVYLLPLLRG, encoded by the coding sequence ATGAGTGTTGCCTATCGCGAGGGGATACCTGCCCTGGAGCAGGTGCATGATGAAGGTGGGCGCAGCCTCGGCTGGTGGGGCATGATGTTCTTCATCGCCTCGGAGGCGCTGATCTTCGCGAACCTGATCGCTGCCTATCTCTATCTGGAGATTCGCCAGGGCGGTCACGGCTGGCGCCTGCCTAGTGAGATCTGGTATCCGCTCATCAATACAGTCATTCTGCTGGGGAGTAGTGCGCCCATTCATTATATTGCTGCCAAGGGCATCGAGAAGGGCAGCCAGCAGCGCCTGATCTGGGGCTTGTTGGCGACGATTGTAATGGGGGCTATTTTCCTGGGTGGCCAGGTCTACGAGTATAGCTCGCTGATCAGCGAAGGCTTCACGCCCCAGAGCCAGCTCTTTGGCTCGGCCTTCTTTACGCTGACTGGCTTCCACGGTCTGCATGTGACCGTTGGTTTGATCTTCCTGCTGATCGTCTTTGTGCGCGCGTTGAACGGCCACTTTACAAAAGAGCGGCATTTCGCTTTCCAGGCCGGCGAGATGTACTGGCACTTCGTTGATGTGGTCTGGATCTTTGTCTTCAGCATTGTCTACTTGCTTCCGCTGTTGCGCGGGTAG
- the ctaF gene encoding aa3-type cytochrome oxidase subunit IV: MQQQPQEKSGEAAAANEEQPRPAPEGASEQSQGRPSRARTPRGPHASLWPFVLALAIALACLGVVTHPAVLVIGALLIVVAVVGWGLERY; the protein is encoded by the coding sequence ATGCAGCAGCAGCCGCAGGAGAAGAGCGGTGAGGCGGCGGCAGCGAACGAAGAGCAGCCGCGACCAGCGCCTGAAGGGGCCAGTGAGCAGTCGCAGGGTCGCCCGTCTCGCGCCAGAACCCCTCGCGGCCCTCATGCCAGTCTCTGGCCCTTCGTGCTGGCTCTGGCCATCGCGCTGGCCTGTTTGGGTGTAGTGACTCATCCTGCTGTGCTGGTCATCGGCGCTTTGCTGATCGTGGTGGCCGTGGTCGGTTGGGGCCTGGAGCGCTATTAG
- the ctaD gene encoding cytochrome c oxidase subunit I — protein sequence MATSTIVERPALVRQKRFSETYLGQWLTTTDHKKIGIMYMVTAFFFFVVGGLEALLIRTQLALPDGKVLDPQTYNEIFTMHGTTMIFLFVMPMFTGLGNYVVPLMIGARDMAFPRLNAFGYWIVLFGGLFLQSSFVFHAAPDGGWFAYAPLTECGVQGVNCIPATPSINMDFWALGVLLLGISSVSGALNFVVTIFKLRAPGMTINRMPLFVWMTLVTSFLLLFALPSLTAAAGLLLLDRHLGTHFYQAAFNGDPLLWQHLFWSFGHPEVYILILPAFGIVSEVLPVFSRKPIFGYTFVAWSGVAIGFLSFTVWAHHMFAVGLPVVAQAFFATSTTLIAIPTAVKIFNWLATIYGGKLSFKTPMLFALGFVAMFLIGGLNGVALAIVPFDYQVTDSYFVIAHLHYVLFGGAVFAIFSAIFYWFPKMTGKLLNERLGQIQFWLMLIGVNVTFFPMHILGLLGMPRRIYTYAPDLGWNELNLLETVGAFIIAAAILVFLFNFVTSLRQGQSAGSDPWDAFTLEWDTASPPEPYNFKTIPVVRSRRPFYDKKNPETADWKVAVH from the coding sequence ATGGCAACCAGTACCATTGTTGAGCGTCCTGCTCTGGTCCGACAGAAGCGCTTTAGCGAGACATATCTTGGCCAGTGGCTGACGACCACCGATCATAAGAAGATCGGGATCATGTACATGGTCACGGCCTTCTTTTTCTTCGTGGTCGGCGGGTTGGAGGCGTTGCTGATCCGAACTCAGCTGGCGCTGCCGGACGGCAAGGTGCTCGATCCCCAGACCTATAACGAGATCTTTACGATGCATGGCACCACGATGATCTTCCTCTTCGTGATGCCGATGTTCACAGGTCTCGGTAACTACGTGGTGCCGCTGATGATTGGGGCGCGCGACATGGCCTTTCCACGCCTCAATGCCTTTGGCTACTGGATTGTACTCTTCGGTGGCCTCTTTCTCCAGTCCAGCTTCGTGTTCCATGCGGCACCAGACGGCGGCTGGTTCGCTTATGCTCCTTTGACTGAGTGCGGTGTGCAAGGGGTGAACTGCATCCCGGCGACGCCCTCGATCAATATGGATTTCTGGGCTTTGGGCGTGCTGCTGCTGGGTATCTCGTCGGTTTCGGGCGCGTTGAACTTCGTGGTGACCATTTTCAAGCTGCGCGCGCCGGGCATGACGATTAACCGCATGCCGCTCTTTGTCTGGATGACGCTGGTCACGTCCTTCCTGCTGCTCTTTGCCCTGCCCAGCCTGACCGCAGCTGCGGGCTTGCTGCTGCTCGATCGTCATTTGGGAACACACTTCTATCAGGCGGCCTTCAATGGTGATCCGCTGCTGTGGCAGCATCTCTTCTGGTCCTTCGGCCACCCGGAGGTCTATATCCTGATTCTTCCGGCTTTCGGTATCGTTTCGGAGGTGTTGCCGGTCTTCTCGCGCAAGCCGATCTTTGGCTATACCTTCGTGGCCTGGTCGGGGGTCGCTATCGGGTTCCTGAGCTTTACGGTTTGGGCGCACCATATGTTCGCTGTGGGCCTGCCAGTGGTGGCTCAGGCGTTCTTCGCGACCAGCACGACCTTGATCGCTATCCCGACGGCGGTCAAGATCTTCAACTGGCTGGCGACGATCTACGGCGGAAAGCTCTCGTTCAAGACGCCGATGCTGTTCGCTCTGGGCTTTGTGGCCATGTTCTTGATTGGCGGCCTGAATGGGGTGGCGCTGGCGATCGTGCCCTTCGACTATCAGGTGACCGATAGCTACTTTGTGATCGCTCACCTGCACTATGTGCTCTTCGGCGGGGCGGTCTTTGCGATCTTCTCGGCCATCTTCTACTGGTTCCCGAAGATGACGGGCAAACTGCTGAATGAGCGCCTGGGCCAGATCCAGTTCTGGCTGATGTTGATCGGGGTGAATGTGACCTTCTTCCCGATGCATATTCTGGGCCTGCTCGGGATGCCGCGCCGCATCTATACCTATGCTCCCGATCTGGGCTGGAATGAGCTGAATCTGCTGGAGACGGTCGGCGCCTTCATTATCGCGGCGGCGATCCTGGTCTTCTTGTTCAACTTCGTGACAAGCCTGCGCCAGGGTCAGTCGGCAGGCAGCGACCCCTGGGATGCCTTCACGCTGGAGTGGGATACGGCTTCTCCGCCGGAGCCCTACAACTTTAAGACGATCCCTGTGGTGCGCAGCCGCCGCCCGTTCTACGATAAGAAGAATCCGGAGACGGCAGACTGGAAGGTGGCCGTCCATTGA
- the coxB gene encoding cytochrome c oxidase subunit II, protein MRIPLFRGKTRWGLLLLTLLLSSLLFAACGGNPSILNPAGPVAQDEANLFWFILGVATFVFVVVEGILIWSIIRFRERPGMPTPRQIHGNTTLEIVWTVAPSIFLFVVLVFTIRTMFQVDTIPTGGQQLEVTAVGHQWWWEFDYPTQKVITADDLVVPTGTVVHVKLYSNNVIHSFWVPNLTGKTDVVPGHDNEKWFSVDKPGTYHGQCAEYCGLQHANMAFNVIALPPDQFATWVSGQQQAAANNPQYARGLALFKSKGCTACHGIVGVNLNDFNTQPQTLVGPNLTHFGSRDLIAGGVLKNTPENLAKWLHDPQAVKPGNDMPNLGLSQSEVNDLVAYLESLK, encoded by the coding sequence GTGAGGATACCGTTATTTCGAGGGAAAACACGTTGGGGGCTGCTGCTCCTGACGTTGCTCTTATCCTCGCTCCTGTTCGCCGCCTGTGGCGGCAATCCCTCGATCCTCAACCCGGCGGGGCCGGTCGCGCAGGATGAGGCCAATCTCTTCTGGTTTATCCTGGGTGTGGCCACCTTTGTCTTTGTGGTTGTCGAGGGGATTCTCATCTGGTCGATCATTCGCTTCCGCGAGCGTCCGGGGATGCCGACGCCGCGCCAGATTCATGGGAACACGACCCTGGAAATTGTGTGGACCGTGGCGCCCTCGATCTTCCTCTTTGTGGTGCTGGTCTTTACGATCCGCACCATGTTCCAGGTCGATACCATCCCCACAGGTGGGCAGCAGTTAGAAGTCACAGCGGTCGGCCATCAGTGGTGGTGGGAGTTCGACTATCCGACCCAGAAGGTCATTACCGCTGATGATCTGGTGGTGCCGACGGGGACCGTGGTCCATGTCAAGCTCTATTCGAACAATGTGATCCATAGCTTCTGGGTGCCCAATCTGACGGGTAAGACCGACGTGGTGCCTGGGCACGACAACGAGAAGTGGTTTAGCGTCGATAAGCCCGGAACCTACCACGGCCAGTGCGCCGAGTACTGCGGCCTGCAGCATGCCAACATGGCCTTTAATGTGATTGCGCTGCCGCCGGACCAGTTTGCCACCTGGGTGAGTGGCCAGCAGCAAGCGGCAGCTAATAATCCGCAGTATGCGCGCGGGCTGGCGCTCTTCAAGTCGAAAGGGTGCACGGCTTGCCACGGGATCGTGGGGGTCAACCTCAACGATTTCAATACGCAGCCGCAAACGCTGGTCGGCCCCAATTTGACACACTTTGGAAGCCGTGATTTGATCGCCGGCGGCGTGCTCAAGAATACGCCTGAAAACCTGGCGAAGTGGTTGCATGATCCGCAGGCGGTGAAGCCGGGGAATGATATGCCCAATCTCGGACTCTCCCAGTCCGAGGTCAATGACCTGGTGGCCTATCTGGAAAGCCTGAAGTAA
- a CDS encoding cytochrome c oxidase assembly protein: MDFWLRAWHFIPSVVVGCVAIAVLYLYAIGPLRRQYDLGPPVQRSRVVIFLLGVLVILLALVSPLDELGDDYLFSAHMVQHLLITLVAPPMMLWGIPSWLLAPLLRNRLLFRLARVLTLPVVTFFLFNADIFLWHAPPLYDATLENEGIHVFEHITFIVFSFLFWWPVLSPLEGELGPLPLPGQVLYLFLSGMPMVLLGAGLTFVPPLYAPYLAAPRIWGISAATDQQLGGLIMWVPANILVIVLMSVLFIRWMLEQERRQEERERLAWQREEEELRRPSLLDQGSGEGGADTERRGEDLSQNESRGTGFSLPSSARRERPGEPQA, from the coding sequence ATGGACTTCTGGCTGAGAGCCTGGCATTTCATTCCTTCGGTAGTAGTCGGCTGCGTAGCGATTGCTGTTCTCTATCTCTACGCCATTGGGCCGCTGCGCAGGCAGTACGACCTGGGGCCGCCAGTTCAGCGTAGCCGGGTGGTCATCTTTCTGCTGGGAGTGCTGGTCATCTTGCTGGCCCTGGTATCGCCGCTTGATGAGCTGGGGGATGACTATCTCTTCAGTGCCCATATGGTGCAGCACCTGCTGATCACCTTAGTGGCTCCGCCGATGATGCTCTGGGGGATACCTAGCTGGCTTCTCGCCCCCCTCCTGCGCAACCGCCTGCTGTTCAGACTGGCCAGGGTGCTGACCTTGCCTGTCGTCACCTTCTTTCTCTTCAACGCGGACATCTTTCTCTGGCATGCGCCGCCGCTCTACGACGCTACCCTGGAGAATGAAGGCATCCATGTTTTTGAGCATATAACCTTTATTGTCTTCAGCTTCCTATTCTGGTGGCCAGTGTTGAGTCCGCTGGAGGGTGAGCTGGGGCCGCTGCCCTTACCGGGCCAGGTGCTCTATCTCTTCCTCAGTGGGATGCCGATGGTCCTGCTGGGGGCAGGATTGACCTTTGTGCCGCCGCTCTACGCTCCCTACCTGGCGGCGCCGCGTATCTGGGGAATCTCTGCGGCCACGGATCAGCAGCTTGGCGGACTGATCATGTGGGTGCCGGCCAATATTCTGGTGATTGTGCTGATGAGCGTCCTCTTTATTCGCTGGATGCTGGAGCAAGAGCGGCGGCAAGAGGAGCGCGAGCGCCTGGCCTGGCAGCGAGAAGAGGAAGAGCTGCGGAGGCCATCGCTGCTTGACCAGGGGAGCGGTGAGGGCGGTGCCGATACAGAGCGCCGAGGCGAGGACCTGAGCCAGAACGAGAGCCGAGGGACGGGGTTCAGCCTGCCCTCTTCTGCCAGACGCGAGCGCCCTGGCGAGCCGCAGGCTTGA
- a CDS encoding heme o synthase, with the protein MKMIRRIAWVAVGFTYFLVALGGTVRVNDAGLSCPDWPLCYGRPFVFPDIRTLLEESHRYTASIVSVLIVALAICALLWARKERQVLVPALIAPALLVVQIVLGGLTVLWKLPPEIITAHLATALAIFATVITIAVMAGQPSPSQEHPAQTRRFLRLAVTTALLVYGLMLSGSYVVGSGATFACTSWPLCGQTLPGMARLGDINTLHRLIATIVGLVVAWTLYTAWRRRRVAPGQARVAVAAALLFVLQSLIGGTIPLLGSGSLHFGSIANQDAATFMRGLHLAVASAVWGLLVLLAALAARQLRAAPQGAELEQLEAAEAAARESVSPLRQTISGYIDLMKPHVTVLLLGTTAAAMAIAYQGLPPLGLTVATLLGGALAAGSANAINCYYDRDIDSIMSRTSRRSLPAGRVRPRQALIFGVALGVASFLILDLFVNLLSAVLACGAILFYVGVYTMWLKRTTAQNIVIGGAAGAVPVLVGWAAVTGTISLPAIWLFAIIFYWTPPHFWALSLLIEKDYEKAHVPMLPVLFGEQETRKQIFLYSLLLLAVTLVLFAMRAMSYLYLVAALVLGGILVYMALRLLWDRQSRRWARTLFWYSNCYLAMIFAAMVLDRVIFH; encoded by the coding sequence ATGAAGATGATACGCCGTATCGCATGGGTCGCGGTTGGTTTCACATATTTTTTGGTGGCACTGGGGGGAACGGTGCGGGTCAACGATGCCGGCCTGAGCTGCCCCGACTGGCCGCTCTGCTATGGCCGGCCCTTTGTCTTTCCCGACATCCGTACCCTGCTTGAGGAGTCACACCGCTATACGGCATCGATCGTCAGCGTCTTGATCGTGGCCCTGGCCATCTGCGCTCTGCTCTGGGCACGTAAGGAGCGGCAGGTCCTTGTGCCCGCCCTGATCGCTCCGGCCTTACTGGTGGTGCAGATTGTGCTGGGAGGGCTGACGGTGCTCTGGAAGCTGCCCCCCGAGATTATTACCGCTCACCTGGCCACGGCCCTGGCGATCTTCGCGACAGTGATTACGATCGCGGTGATGGCAGGCCAGCCCTCTCCAAGTCAGGAGCATCCAGCGCAGACACGCCGTTTCCTGCGTCTGGCAGTGACAACGGCCCTGCTGGTCTACGGCTTGATGTTGAGCGGTTCCTACGTAGTTGGCAGCGGTGCGACCTTCGCTTGTACGAGCTGGCCCCTGTGCGGCCAAACGCTTCCCGGCATGGCCCGCCTGGGCGACATTAACACCCTCCACCGCCTGATCGCCACAATTGTGGGGCTGGTGGTGGCCTGGACCCTCTACACGGCCTGGCGGCGGCGCCGTGTTGCTCCCGGGCAGGCTCGCGTAGCTGTCGCTGCCGCCTTGCTCTTTGTCTTGCAGTCCCTGATCGGTGGAACCATCCCCCTGCTCGGTAGCGGCTCGCTGCATTTCGGCAGCATTGCTAATCAGGATGCAGCTACCTTTATGCGTGGCCTGCATCTGGCAGTGGCCAGCGCCGTTTGGGGCCTGCTGGTGTTGCTGGCTGCGTTGGCCGCTCGCCAGTTGCGCGCTGCTCCCCAGGGCGCCGAGCTAGAGCAGCTGGAGGCCGCGGAGGCGGCTGCCCGCGAGAGCGTCAGCCCTCTGCGCCAGACCATCTCGGGCTACATTGATTTGATGAAGCCCCATGTGACAGTGCTGCTGCTGGGAACAACCGCAGCGGCCATGGCCATCGCCTACCAGGGCCTGCCCCCCCTGGGCCTGACAGTCGCCACCTTGCTGGGCGGCGCTCTGGCCGCGGGTAGCGCCAATGCCATTAACTGCTACTACGATCGCGATATCGATAGCATCATGTCCCGCACGTCACGCCGCTCTCTTCCCGCCGGGCGCGTGCGGCCACGCCAGGCCCTGATCTTCGGTGTTGCACTAGGCGTGGCCTCTTTCCTGATTCTGGACCTCTTTGTGAACCTGCTGAGCGCGGTGTTGGCCTGCGGCGCCATTCTCTTCTACGTGGGCGTCTACACCATGTGGTTGAAACGCACCACGGCCCAGAATATCGTCATTGGGGGAGCCGCCGGCGCAGTTCCTGTTCTCGTCGGCTGGGCGGCGGTTACTGGCACAATCTCGCTGCCAGCGATCTGGCTCTTCGCCATCATTTTCTACTGGACACCACCCCACTTCTGGGCCCTCTCTCTCTTGATCGAGAAAGACTACGAGAAGGCCCATGTGCCGATGCTCCCGGTGCTCTTTGGCGAGCAGGAGACGCGCAAGCAGATTTTCCTCTACTCGCTGCTGTTGCTGGCCGTAACGCTGGTGCTCTTCGCCATGCGGGCAATGAGCTACCTCTATCTGGTGGCAGCCCTGGTACTGGGAGGCATCCTGGTGTATATGGCCCTGCGCCTGCTGTGGGACAGGCAGTCACGACGCTGGGCTCGCACCCTGTTCTGGTATTCTAATTGCTACCTGGCGATGATCTTCGCCGCAATGGTGTTGGATCGCGTCATCTTCCACTAG
- a CDS encoding SCO family protein, producing the protein MRWLNWRLASRLSVLTMALLVVLVVAVLNSRAGQGGSANGQPAGQPTTGSPGLQGTLLDGRPAPGFQLTDQFGRSVSLADFKGKPVVITFLYTHCPTVCPVTADKLHTVMQQLGSDAQRVAVLAVSVDPVGDTQAAALAFSNTHKMTSYWHFLIGSRSALSPIWRAYSIDAEAATANSSSGPVSHTAVLYVVDKQGRERVLLGDDFIPSQLTSDLQTLLKE; encoded by the coding sequence GTGAGGTGGCTGAACTGGCGTCTGGCTTCGCGCCTTTCGGTATTGACAATGGCCTTACTGGTAGTGCTTGTGGTGGCTGTGCTGAACTCGCGAGCCGGCCAGGGGGGAAGCGCTAACGGCCAACCTGCAGGCCAGCCCACCACTGGCAGCCCGGGGCTGCAGGGGACGCTGCTCGATGGCCGACCTGCCCCTGGTTTCCAGCTCACCGATCAGTTCGGTCGCAGCGTCTCGCTGGCAGACTTTAAGGGGAAGCCGGTGGTGATCACCTTCCTCTATACCCATTGCCCAACGGTCTGCCCCGTGACCGCCGATAAGCTGCATACGGTCATGCAGCAGCTCGGCAGCGATGCCCAGCGCGTGGCGGTTCTGGCCGTAAGCGTCGACCCGGTAGGCGATACCCAGGCCGCCGCTCTGGCCTTTTCGAATACTCATAAGATGACCTCTTATTGGCATTTCTTGATCGGCTCGCGCTCGGCTCTCTCGCCTATCTGGCGCGCCTATAGTATCGATGCCGAGGCGGCCACCGCCAATAGCAGCAGCGGCCCGGTATCTCATACCGCCGTGCTCTACGTGGTGGATAAACAGGGACGCGAGCGCGTTCTCTTGGGCGATGATTTCATCCCTTCCCAGCTGACGAGCGACCTGCAAACGCTGCTTAAGGAGTAG
- a CDS encoding BON domain-containing protein → METHLQGINLATGDLTATLLPAYEEEHEGTGEHHLPIPSYWPLIASVAIFVTFIGLLIINQTPVLALLGALGTLIGIVGWGLEDPQAYAHAETYPGFGVATAEGEVSPLAEAVREQAQEIVDRLVVRGDLAWSAHPVNVEVEQEGVVLALYGKVELEAQKQAIEAEIRKLPHVIDVRNFIIAEDAILNEANRRIAQLQEAGKLEGATDLRVLVENYVLHLYGEVPTRQMKYLLEDELIQIPGVRVVVNHIGLNEDIPGELGRTKGKVGKG, encoded by the coding sequence ATGGAAACTCACCTGCAAGGCATCAATCTCGCGACAGGTGACCTGACCGCTACGCTCCTTCCTGCCTACGAGGAGGAGCATGAGGGAACAGGAGAGCATCACCTGCCTATCCCTAGCTACTGGCCGCTGATCGCCAGCGTGGCCATCTTTGTGACCTTCATCGGCCTGCTGATCATTAATCAGACGCCGGTGCTGGCTTTGCTCGGTGCGCTGGGCACGCTCATCGGAATCGTCGGCTGGGGTCTGGAAGACCCGCAGGCTTATGCTCACGCTGAGACTTACCCCGGTTTCGGTGTCGCCACTGCCGAGGGCGAGGTCAGCCCGCTGGCCGAGGCGGTGCGCGAGCAGGCGCAGGAAATTGTCGATCGCCTGGTGGTACGCGGCGATCTGGCCTGGAGTGCCCACCCGGTCAACGTAGAGGTGGAGCAGGAAGGCGTGGTCCTGGCCCTCTACGGGAAGGTGGAGCTGGAGGCACAGAAACAGGCTATCGAGGCAGAGATTCGTAAGCTGCCTCATGTGATCGACGTGCGCAACTTTATTATCGCTGAGGACGCCATCCTCAACGAGGCCAACCGTCGCATTGCTCAGCTACAAGAGGCGGGCAAGCTGGAAGGCGCTACAGATCTGCGGGTGCTCGTTGAAAACTATGTTCTCCACCTCTACGGTGAGGTGCCTACGCGCCAGATGAAGTACTTGCTGGAGGATGAGCTGATCCAGATCCCCGGTGTGCGTGTGGTGGTGAACCACATTGGCTTGAATGAGGATATCCCGGGCGAACTGGGCCGCACAAAGGGGAAGGTCGGCAAAGGCTAG
- a CDS encoding response regulator transcription factor, whose translation MADLSSRSRTVLVIEAEAPLRRLIALGLQQKGIMVIATAPQHWPSLSPDWQPGLVIVDLDRRRRQDVSLLQIARIQAQVAGVPIIALSWETPPFSQDEAMLYVRKPFDARFLYALIEEQLSAQAVTAEATIHQASLCPLVTAAGLLLVIIGLLGALVIAGIGLAIALAALLWWTLGQQPHADLLPPRLQPSHPCHV comes from the coding sequence ATGGCAGATCTCTCCAGCCGAAGTCGAACAGTACTGGTGATCGAGGCAGAGGCGCCCCTGCGACGTCTGATCGCCCTGGGCCTGCAACAAAAGGGGATTATGGTCATCGCAACCGCTCCTCAGCACTGGCCCTCTCTCTCACCTGATTGGCAGCCAGGACTCGTGATCGTCGACCTCGATCGGCGACGCCGACAGGACGTTTCTCTTCTGCAAATCGCGCGCATACAAGCGCAGGTTGCCGGAGTACCAATCATTGCTTTGTCCTGGGAAACACCTCCTTTCTCACAGGATGAAGCGATGTTGTACGTGCGTAAGCCTTTCGATGCGCGTTTTCTGTATGCCCTCATCGAAGAGCAGCTCTCGGCCCAGGCCGTGACCGCTGAGGCCACGATCCATCAGGCCAGTCTATGCCCCCTGGTAACGGCTGCTGGCCTGCTCCTGGTCATCATTGGCCTGCTGGGAGCATTGGTCATTGCAGGAATAGGTCTAGCGATTGCATTGGCTGCCCTGCTGTGGTGGACCCTGGGCCAGCAGCCACATGCTGACCTGCTCCCCCCCCGGCTACAACCTTCGCACCCATGCCACGTATAG
- a CDS encoding protein phosphatase 2C domain-containing protein — protein MSLKLLAADKTDVGRQREQNEDCAYRRISPEGDVALFIVADGMGGYRAGEVASRLAVETISRALDSFFQPLSEQPTLQLAPPLEEQPTVKLVPPAEEAPKARSSPEEVPPHQPLTPEQQARLTVKLPETPLLRSVEERLVNAIRQANSAIIHHGEQRREARGLGCTVTAALVYQGTAYIANVGDSRTYLLRHGQLKPLTRDHSLVAKLVEAHQISPEEIYTHPQRNLIYRSLGAGRRQVEVDVFQERLQPGDMLLLCSDGLWEMVRDHEICKTLSEQKSLQDICDQLIALANAHGGEDNITALVVRVEAA, from the coding sequence ATGTCATTGAAACTGCTTGCCGCGGATAAAACCGATGTCGGTCGGCAACGAGAACAGAACGAAGATTGTGCCTATCGGCGCATCAGTCCGGAGGGGGATGTCGCCCTCTTCATCGTCGCCGATGGAATGGGTGGCTACCGCGCCGGGGAAGTCGCCAGCCGCCTGGCGGTAGAAACGATCAGCCGGGCACTTGATAGCTTTTTCCAGCCGCTGAGCGAGCAGCCCACGCTTCAGCTTGCTCCTCCCCTGGAAGAGCAACCGACCGTGAAGCTGGTCCCGCCAGCCGAAGAGGCGCCCAAAGCGAGGAGCAGCCCGGAGGAAGTCCCCCCCCATCAGCCACTCACACCAGAGCAACAGGCCCGATTGACGGTCAAACTGCCTGAAACGCCACTGCTGCGCTCTGTCGAAGAGCGGCTTGTAAACGCCATCAGGCAGGCCAACAGCGCGATCATCCACCACGGCGAGCAGCGAAGAGAAGCCCGGGGACTGGGCTGCACCGTTACCGCGGCTCTGGTCTACCAGGGTACAGCCTATATTGCCAACGTCGGTGACAGCAGAACCTACCTGCTGCGTCATGGCCAGCTCAAGCCCTTGACGCGCGACCACTCGCTGGTGGCCAAGCTGGTCGAAGCACACCAAATCTCGCCCGAAGAGATTTACACCCACCCGCAGCGCAATCTCATCTACCGCTCGCTGGGGGCGGGCCGCCGGCAGGTCGAGGTGGACGTCTTTCAGGAGCGCCTCCAGCCCGGAGACATGTTGCTACTCTGTAGTGATGGGCTTTGGGAAATGGTCCGCGATCACGAAATCTGCAAAACCTTAAGCGAACAGAAGTCCCTTCAGGACATCTGCGATCAGCTGATCGCTCTGGCCAACGCACACGGGGGCGAAGACAACATCACAGCCCTTGTCGTGCGCGTCGAGGCGGCCTGA